A genomic stretch from Mya arenaria isolate MELC-2E11 chromosome 10, ASM2691426v1 includes:
- the LOC128205901 gene encoding uncharacterized protein LOC128205901 encodes MYTRQRPQVYSTAPSSVHSTAASNVYPTAASSILDSGLQCTLDSGLQCIPDSGLKYTRQRPPVYTRQRPPMYTRQRPPVYSTAASSVHSTAASNVYPTAASSVHSTAASSILDSGLQCTLDSGLQCIPDSGLQYTRQRPPVYTRQRPPMYTRQRPPVYTRQRPPVYSTAPSSVHSTAASNVYPTAASSVHSTAASSILDSALQCTLDSGLQCIPDSGLQYTRQRPPVYTRQRPPVYPTAASSILDSGLQCTLDSGLQCIPDSGLQYTRQRPPVYTRQRPLA; translated from the coding sequence ATGTATACCCGACAGCGGCCTCAAGTATACTCGACAGCGCCCTCCAGTGTACACTCGACAGCGGCCTCCAATGTATACCCGACAGCGGCCTCCAGTATACTCGACAGCGGCCTCCAGTGTACACTCGACAGCGGCCTCCAATGTATACCCGACAGCGGCCTCAAGTATACTCGACAGCGGCCTCCAGTGTACACTCGACAGCGGCCTCCAATGTATACCCGACAGCGGCCTCCAGTATACTCGACAGCGGCCTCCAGTGTACACTCGACAGCGGCCTCCAATGTATACCCGACAGCGGCCTCCAGTGTACACTCGACAGCGGCCTCCAGTATACTCGACAGCGGCCTCCAGTGTACACTCGACAGCGGCCTCCAATGTATACCCGACAGCGGCCTCCAGTATACTCGACAGCGGCCTCCAGTGTACACTCGACAGCGGCCTCCAATGTATACCCGACAGCGGCCTCCAGTGTACACTCGACAGCGGCCTCCAGTATACTCGACAGCGCCATCCAGTGTACACTCGACAGCGGCCTCCAATGTATACCCGACAGCGGCCTCCAGTGTACACTCGACAGCGGCCTCCAGTATACTCGACAGCGCCCTCCAGTGTACACTCGACAGCGGCCTCCAATGTATACCCGACAGCGGCCTCCAGTATACTCGACAGCGGCCTCCAGTGTACACTCGACAGCGGCCTCCAGTATACCCGACAGCGGCCTCCAGTATACTCGACAGCGGCCTCCAGTGTACACTCGACAGCGGCCTCCAATGTATACCCGACAGCGGCCTCCAGTATACTCGACAGCGGCCTCCAGTGTACACTCGACAGCGGCCGCTAGCGTAG
- the LOC128205902 gene encoding sialidase-like, with product MYTRKQPPVFTRQRPPVYPRQRLIVHPTAASSVHPTATSSVHPTVASSEYLTAASSVNSTAASSVHYTASSSVYSTAASSIYSKAATSVYSTAASRVHPKATSSVHSKAASSVRPTVASSVHPISFSSLRSTASSSVRLTAASSVHSTEASSVRLTAPSSVHSTEASSVQSTEASSVRLTVASSVHPISFSSLHSTASSSVRLRAASSVHSTEASSVRLTAASSVHSTEASSVRLTAASSVHSTEASSVHSAEASSVRLTAASSVHSTEASSVHSTEASSSTLDSVLQCTPDSGLQCTLDRGLQCTPDSGLQCTLDRGLQCTPDSGPQCTLDSGLQCTLEISIQCTPDSASSVHPTTDSSVYSTAASIVRTTAASSIHPTAASGLYSKVSCSVHSTAASSVYSTVASHVRPTAASSVHSTAASSVCPTTVSIVQPTAAPSVHPTATSSVHPTVASSRPPLYDLQRPRVYTRQRHPGKPDNGLQCTPESIIQCTPDSGLQCTPESIIQCTPDSGIQCTPESIIQCTPENIIQCTPDSGIQCTPKNIIQCSPDSGIQCTPKSIIQCTPDSGFQCTPDNSLQCTPDNGLQCTPDNGFQCTPDSGLRCIPESGFQCIPDSSLQCSLDSGLQCTLDSGHQCTPNNALQCIID from the exons ATGTACACCCGAAAGCAACCTCCAGTGTTTACGCGACAGCGGCCTCCAGTGTATCCCCGACAACGGTTAATTGTACACCCGACAGCGGCCTCCAGTGTACACCCGACGGCGACCTCAAGTGTACACCCGACAGTGGCCTCCAGTGAATACTTGACAGCAGCCTCCAGTGTAAACTCGACAGCGGCATCGAGTGTACACTACACAGCGTCCTCCAGTGTATACTCGACAGCAGCCTCCAGTATATACTCAAAAGCGGCCACCAGTGTTTACTCGACAGCGGCCTCCAGGGTACACCCGAAGGCGACCTCCAGTGTACACTCGAAAGCGGCCTCCAGTGTACGCCCAACAGTGGCATCTAGTGTACACCCGATATCGTTTTCCAGTCTACGCTCGACAGCGTCCTCCAGTGTACGCCTGACAGCGGCCTCCAGTGTACACTCGACAGAGGCCTCCAGTGTACGCCTGACAGCGCCCTCCAGTGTACACTCGACAGAGGCCTCCAGTGTACAATCGACAGAGGCCTCCAGTGTACGCCTGACAGTGGCATCTAGTGTACACCCGATATCGTTTTCCAGTCTACACTCGACAGCGTCCTCCAGTGTACGCCTGAGAGCGGCCTCCAGTGTACACTCGACAGAGGCCTCCAGTGTACGCCTGACAGCGGCCTCCAGTGTACACTCGACAGAGGCCTCCAGTGTACGCCTGACAGCGGCCTCAAGTGTACACTCGACAGAGGCCTCCAGTGTACACTCGGCAGAGGCCTCCAGTGTACGCCTGACAGCGGCCTCCAGTGTGCACTCGACAGAGGCCTCCAGTGTACACTCGACAGAGGCCTCCAGT TCTACACTCGACAGCGTCCTCCAGTGTACGCCTGACAGCGGCCTCCAGTGTACACTCGACAGAGGCCTCCAGTGTACACCTGACAGCGGCCTCCAGTGTACACTCGACAGAGGCCTCCAGTGTACGCCTGACAGCGGCCCTCAGTGTACACTCGACAGCGGCCTCCAGTGTACACTCGAAATCAGCATCCAGTGTACGCCCGACAGCGCCTCCAGTGTACACCCAACAACGGACTCCAGTGTATACTCGACAGCGGCCTCCATTGTACGAACGACCGCGGCCTCGAGTATACACCCGACAGCGGCCTCCGGTTTATACTCGAAAGTGTCCTGCAGTGTACACTCGACAGCGGCCTCCAGTGTATACTCGACAGTGGCCTCTCATGTACGCCCAACAGCGGCATCCAGTGTACACTCGACAGCAGCCTCAAGTGTATGCCCGACAACGGTATCCATTGTACAACCGACAGCGGCCCCCAGTGTACACCCGACAGCGACCTCAAGCGTACACCCGACAGTGGCCTCCAGT CGGCCTCCATTGTACGACCTACAGCGGCCTCGAGTATACACCCGGCAGCGGCATCCAGGTAAACCCGACAACGGCCTCCAGTGTACACCCGAAAGCATCATCCAGTGTACACCCGACAGCGGCCTCCAGTGTACACCCGAAAGCATCATCCAGTGTACACCCGACAGCGGCATCCAGTGTACACCCGAAAGCATCATCCAGTGTACACCCGAAAACATCATCCAGTGTACACCCGACAGCGGCATCCAGTGTACACCGAAAAACATCATCCAGTGTTCACCCGACAGCGGCATCCAGTGTACACCCAAAAGCATCATCCAGTGTACACCCGACAGCGGCTTCCAGTGTACACCCGACAATAGCCTCCAGTGTACCCCCGACAATGGCCTCCAGTGTACACCCGACAATGGCTTCCAGTGTACACCCGACAGTGGCCTCCGGTGTATACCCGAGAGCGGCTTCCAGTGTATACCCGACAGCAGCCTCCAGTGTTCTCTCGACAGCGGCCTCCAGTGTACACTCGACAGCGGCCACCAGTGTACACCCAACAACGCCCTCCAGTGTATAATCGACTAG
- the LOC128205900 gene encoding cortactin-binding protein 2-like has protein sequence MLVSSIIKYIKQRKYIGNNYRLPWQQQPASMATTTVFNGNNYRLPWQQLPASMATTTGFYGNNYRLPWQQLPASMATTTGFHGNNYRLQWVDLYRITTTIDSDMRRSQSMWVLDRHKTWFGTSLGASLPIQSRSDSVIDVCGGSHQESQKRRFRKSDHKERKAKCWSAPTTCTPCLHGDIDAVDSQGRSLLFYAARYGQVDTARQLVEAGCGMDQVDCLGNSALHEAVDKRQLEIAELILGDGKVDVNVTDCNGDTPLMLAVTHGDTDAVKLLHKHGADINICDMTGCSPIYRALQRGWEKIADFLLDNKCDVNTNSANEMTCFFAAAHFNKSNVDHFTKRLLKMDYDFNKDSDWLETEGCPITVKDSKLRHKVLVKAGQDGSTKRRTTLCAGKRKLIKVFRRIFES, from the exons ATGTTGGTCTCGTCcatcatcaaatatatcaaacagCGGAAATACATTGGCAACAACTACCGGCTTCCATGGCAACAACAACCGGCTTCCATGGCAACAACTACCGTCTTCAATGGCAACAACTACCGGCTTCCATGGCAACAACTACCGGCTTCCATGGCAACAACTACCGGCTTCTATGGCAACAACTACCGTCTTCCATGGCAACAACTACCGGCTTCCATGGCAACAACTACCGGCTTCCATGGCAACAACTACCGTCTTCAATG GGTGGACTTGTATAGGATCACGACGACGATCGATTCGGACATGAGACGGAGCCAGTCAATGTGGGTGTTGGATCGACACAAGACGTGGTTTGGAACGTCACTAGGCGCTTCATTGCCCATACAGTCACGTTCAGACTCCGTCATCGACGTATGTGGCGGAAGCCATCAAGAAAGCCAGAAGAGGAGATTCCGGAAAAGCGATCACAAGGAACGGAAAGCTAAGTGCTGGTCGGCACCAACCACGTGTACGCCGTGTCTGCACGGTGACATTGACGCGGTGGACAGCCAGGGGCGATCACTTTTGTTCTACGCAGCCCGGTATGGACAAGTGGACACGGCGCGACAGCTCGTGGAGGCGGGGTGTGGAATGGACCAGGTGGACTGTCTGGGCAACTCGGCGCTGCATGAGGCCGTTGACAAGCGGCAGCTAGAGATCGCCGAATTAATCTTGGGAGATG GGAAGGTTGACGTTAACGTAACAGACTGTAACGGAGACACGCCCCTCATGCTCGCAGTAACTCACGGTGACACAGACGCCGTCAAGCTGCTCCACAAACACG GAGCCGACATAAATATTTGTGACATGACCGGATGTTCGCCGATATACCGGGCACTTCAACGTGGCTGGGAGAAAATTGCTGACTTCCTATTGGATAACAAATGTGACGTCAACACCAACTCAGCCAATGAAATGACTTGTTTCTTTGCGGCTGCGCATTTCAATAAAAGCAATGTGGACCATTTCACAAAACGTCTTCTGAAGATGG ATTACGATTTTAATAAGGACAGCGATTGGTTAGAAACTGAAGGTTGCCCAATCACAGTTAAAGACTCGAAACTGCGCCACAAAGTGCTTGTGAAGGCTGGTCAGGACGGTTCAACAAAACGTCGAACAACCCTGTGTGCAGGAAAACGAAAACTAATAAAAGTGTTTCGACGTATTTTCGAATCTTGA
- the LOC128205903 gene encoding uncharacterized protein LOC128205903: MASSIYSRVASSLHPTSASNVYSTAASSVPPIGASSVHTAAASIKYLTAASSVYSTEGSSVHSTAASSVYSTVASHVRPTAASSVHSTAASSVRPSVASSVHPISFSSLHSTASFSVRLTAPSSVRPTAASSVHPTAASSVHSTEASSVRLTAASSVHSTASSSVHSKSASSERPTAAPSVHPTTDSSVYSTAASIVRTTAASTASSVRTTAASSVHLTETASVQPKVASSVHSTAASSVHPTVASSVQPTVASSVPSTAVSSYHPTVASSVQPTVASSVTSTAVSSYHPTATCREHSTAAPSVKPTRARSVQPETVSSVQPTAASSEHSTSASSEHSTAASSVHPTAASSVHLTAASSVHSTGASIVHPTAASSVHSTAASSVHSTAASSVHSTAASSVHPTAASSVHSTAAPRVQPTKAPSVQPKTVSSVQPTAASSVHSTVASNVHLTAASSIYLTSASSVYVTVSSIVPPTEASSVQPTVATSVHSTAASSVHPTVASSVHPTAASSVQPTVATSVHLTAASSVHPTVASSVHPTAASSVHPTAASSVHPTVASSVHPTVASSVHSTVASSEHPTAASSVHPKVASSLPSTAVCSVHSTAASSVHSTKSSSVQPTAASSVYPTVASSVPSTAVSSVPTTAVSSVHPTVASNIDNTQYKIGIVVCNKIYKSTR, from the exons ATGGCCTCCAGTATATACTCGAGAGTGGCCTCCAGTCTACACCCGACATCGGCCTCCAATGTATACTCGACAGCAGCGTCCAGTGTACCTCCGATAGGGGCCTCCAGTGTACACACGGCAGCGGCCTCCATTAAATACTTGACTGCGGCCTCCAGTGTATACTCGACAGAGGGCTCCAGTGTGCACTCGACAGCGGCCTCCAGTGTATACTCGACAGTGGCCTCTCATGTACGCCCGACAGCGGCATCCAGTGTACACTCGACAGCGGCCTCCAGTGTACGCCCGTCAGTGGCATCTAGTGTACACCCGATATCGTTTTCCAGTCTACACTCGACAGCGTCCTTCAGTGTACGCCTGACAGCGCCCTCCAGTGTACGCCCGACAGCGGCCTCCAGTGTACACCCGACAGCGGCATCCAGTGTACACTCGACAGAGGCCTCCAGTGTACGCCTGACAGCAGCCTCAAGTGTACACTCGACAGCATCCTCCAGTGTACACTCGAAATCAGCATCCAGTGAACGCCCGACAGCGGCCCCCAGTGTACACCCAACAACGGACTCAAGTGTATATTCGACAGCGGCCTCCATTGTACGAACGACCGCGGCCTCGA CGGCTTCCAGTGTACGCACAACAGCGGCCTCCAGTGTACACCTGACAGAGACTGCTAGTGTACAACCGAAAGTGGCCTCCAGTGTACACTCGACAGCGGCCTCCAGTGTACACCCGACAGTGGCCTCCAGTGTACAGCCGACAGTGGCTTCCAGTGTACCCTCGACAGCGGTCTCCAGTTATCACCCGACAGTGGCTTCCAGTGTACAGCCGACAGTGGCTTCCAGTGTAACCTCGACAGCGGTCTCCAGTTATCACCCGACAGCGACCTGCAGAGAACACTCGACAGCGGCCCCAAGTGTAAAGCCGACAAGGGCCCGTAGTGTTCAGCCGGAAACGGTCTCCAGTGTACAACCGACAGCGGCGTCCAGTGAACACTCGACATCGGCCTCCAGTGAACACTCGACAGCGGCCTCCAGTGTTCACCCGACAGCGGCCTCCAGTGTACACCTGACAGCGGCCTCCAGTGTACACTCGACAGGGGCCTCCATTGTACACCCGACAGCGGCCTCCAGTGTACATTCGACAGCGGCATCCAGTGTACACTCGACAGCGGCCTCCAGTGTACACTCGACAGCGGCCTCCAGTGTACACCCGACAGCGGCCTCCAGTGTACACTCGACAGCGGCCCCCAGGGTACAGCCGACAAAGGCCCCTAGTGTTCAGCCGAAAACGGTCTCCAGTGTACAACCGACAGCGGCCTCCAGTGTACACTCGACAGTGGCCTCTAATGTGCACTTGACAGCGGCTTCCAGTATATACTTGACTTCGGCCTCAAGTGTATATGTGACAGTGTCCTCCATAGTTCCCCCGACAGAGGCCTCCAGTGTACAGCCGACAGTGGCCACAAGTGTACACTCGACAGCGGCCTCCAGTGTACACCCGACAGTGGCCTCCAGTGTACACCCGACAGCGGCCTCCAGTGTACAGCCGACAGTGGCCACAAGTGTACACTTGACAGCGGCCTCCAGTGTACACCCGACAGTGGCCTCCAGTGTACACCCGACAGCGGCCTCCAGTGTACACCCGACAGCGGCCTCCAGTGTACACCCGACAGTTGCCTCCAGTGTACACCCGACAGTGGCCTCCAGTGTACACTCGACAGTGGCCTCCAGTGAACACCCGACAGCGGCCTCCAGTGTACACCCGAAAGTGGCCTCCAGTCTACCCTCGACAGCGGTCTGCAGTGTACACTCGACAGCGGCCTCCAGTGTTCACTCTACAAAGTCCAGCAGTGTACAGCCGACAGCGGCCTCCAGTGTATACCCGACAGTGGCCTCAAGTGTACCCTCGACAGCGGTCTCCAGTGTACCCACGACAGCGGTCTCCAGTGTACACCCGACAGTGGCCTCCAACATCGACAATACGCAATATAAGATAGGAATTGTTGTctgcaataaaatatacaagtCGACAAGATAG